The following are from one region of the Eubacterium sp. MSJ-33 genome:
- a CDS encoding glycosyltransferase family 4 protein, which yields MKIFVDLTSLADNFSGIERFALSITQELVKHAEHTYILAFKNEIHPAFQRKLPNVRRMVIRGRNKLIFAQLTFPGKLWRVRADCYLFPAFPAPFLFFSKKAVSAIHDVGCWDCPETNKRSMIVYFRILYRKVAMCGKRIITVSEFSKGRIVERLHVKPERVAVIYDGVSECFTKFAYEEAMDIQVRERLELPEHYILCLSTLEPRKNMRFLIEAYAKMRYNKKVNRELVLVGRKGWMVDTLLDDIPDDVKQHIHLTGFVGDDELPYVYHDADIFVFTSIYEGFGMPPVEALTCGTSVLSSDAASMPEVLGGAAEYFQSGNMQDLMEKLQQMLESKHKRSYDTIRQYDWGEEAGKLLEILKEEGE from the coding sequence ATGAAGATATTCGTTGATCTAACCTCGTTAGCCGATAACTTTTCCGGCATCGAGCGGTTTGCACTCTCAATTACACAGGAGCTTGTGAAGCATGCGGAGCATACATATATTCTTGCATTCAAGAATGAGATTCATCCGGCATTTCAAAGGAAGCTTCCGAATGTAAGGCGGATGGTGATTCGTGGGAGAAATAAGTTGATATTCGCTCAGCTCACTTTTCCGGGGAAGCTGTGGCGGGTGAGGGCAGACTGTTATTTATTTCCTGCGTTCCCGGCACCATTCCTTTTCTTCTCAAAGAAAGCAGTCAGTGCAATCCATGATGTGGGATGCTGGGACTGTCCGGAGACAAATAAGCGGAGTATGATTGTGTATTTTCGTATTCTGTACCGGAAGGTTGCTATGTGTGGCAAGCGAATCATAACGGTATCGGAATTTTCCAAGGGAAGAATCGTGGAACGTCTGCATGTGAAACCGGAACGAGTGGCAGTGATTTATGATGGGGTATCGGAGTGCTTTACAAAGTTTGCTTATGAGGAAGCTATGGATATTCAAGTGCGTGAGAGACTGGAACTGCCGGAGCATTACATCCTGTGTCTGTCGACGCTTGAACCGCGCAAGAATATGCGGTTTCTAATTGAAGCATATGCGAAAATGAGGTATAATAAAAAAGTTAATCGTGAATTAGTGTTGGTTGGTAGAAAAGGCTGGATGGTAGATACATTATTAGATGACATCCCGGATGATGTCAAGCAGCATATTCATCTGACAGGATTTGTCGGAGATGATGAACTTCCGTATGTATATCACGATGCGGATATATTTGTATTTACATCAATCTATGAAGGCTTTGGGATGCCACCGGTCGAAGCACTGACATGTGGAACTTCGGTGCTCTCATCGGATGCAGCATCTATGCCGGAAGTGCTTGGTGGGGCGGCGGAGTATTTTCAAAGTGGAAATATGCAGGATCTGATGGAAAAACTGCAACAGATGCTCGAGAGCAAACACAAACGGAGCTATGACACGATACGACAGTATGATTGGGGAGAGGAAGCAGGGAAGTTGCTTGAAATACTAAAAGAAGAAGGAGAATAA
- a CDS encoding WecB/TagA/CpsF family glycosyltransferase → MGRIRLLNTEIDNISMEEALDRIDTMAQEKKPSYVVTPNLDHIVTIERDAYFREAYAHADLILADGKPLLWIAKAKKTPIREKISGSDLFPRIAQHAANKGYTMFFLGAGEGVAQKAAEELKKKYPSLMVIGCYAPPMGFEHDREAVLQIINRVKTAKPDILVVGLGTPKQEKFLYRHYKQMGVPVSLGLGASFDFIAGNRKRAPRWMSNHGLEWLYRTLQEPKRLAGRYIKDAVGILPILFKYRNKGHYEDIR, encoded by the coding sequence ATGGGTAGAATTCGATTACTGAATACAGAGATAGATAATATATCGATGGAAGAGGCACTTGATCGGATTGATACTATGGCGCAGGAAAAAAAACCATCCTACGTTGTAACACCGAATTTAGATCATATTGTCACAATCGAGCGAGATGCGTACTTTAGGGAAGCGTATGCACATGCGGATCTGATTCTGGCAGATGGCAAACCGCTTCTGTGGATTGCGAAGGCCAAGAAGACGCCAATCCGGGAGAAAATATCGGGGTCCGATCTATTTCCACGAATTGCGCAGCATGCGGCGAACAAGGGATATACGATGTTCTTTCTTGGAGCAGGAGAAGGTGTCGCTCAAAAGGCGGCAGAAGAGTTAAAAAAGAAATATCCCAGTCTTATGGTGATAGGATGTTATGCTCCACCGATGGGATTTGAACATGATAGAGAGGCAGTCTTACAAATTATTAATCGGGTGAAGACAGCAAAACCTGATATTTTAGTAGTTGGACTTGGAACACCGAAACAGGAGAAATTCCTGTATCGGCATTATAAACAGATGGGAGTACCGGTATCTCTGGGACTTGGAGCCAGTTTTGACTTCATCGCAGGTAACCGTAAGCGTGCCCCACGTTGGATGTCGAATCACGGTTTGGAATGGCTGTATCGGACACTGCAGGAACCGAAACGTCTGGCAGGACGTTATATAAAGGACGCTGTGGGCATCTTGCCAATACTTTTTAAATATAGGAATAAGGGGCATTATGAAGATATTCGTTGA
- a CDS encoding GDP-mannose 4,6-dehydratase produces MKKVIIFGIGGFVGNYLAREFLAHDYRVYGGDIVECVNLDTRVDYCRADLLDAGNVKQVIEDIGPDVIVNLAAISSVGMSWGMPQKTIEVNVVGALNIMEAARTLPQSPRILFVGSSEEYETTEADIDESIPLNANNPYGISKMTQENFAKLYRERYGMQIYCVRPFNHTGIGQKDTFVLPSFCKQVAEIKKSGKKGSIQVGNLTAIRDFSHVKDIVRAYRMIVESDRCDRIYNVGSGQAYSIREMLDYIISLCSEKVTVEVDPARVRPVDTPRICCDNRLIQAELGWQPKYTIWDAVKEMYQYYVEH; encoded by the coding sequence ATGAAGAAAGTAATTATATTTGGCATCGGTGGATTTGTTGGGAATTATCTTGCACGGGAGTTCCTTGCACATGATTATCGGGTGTATGGAGGCGATATCGTGGAGTGTGTAAATCTGGATACTAGGGTAGACTATTGCCGAGCGGATCTGTTGGATGCTGGGAATGTGAAGCAGGTAATCGAGGATATCGGTCCGGATGTTATTGTGAATCTAGCGGCAATCAGCAGTGTCGGGATGTCATGGGGAATGCCGCAGAAGACGATTGAAGTAAACGTTGTAGGAGCACTCAATATCATGGAGGCAGCAAGAACGCTTCCACAGAGTCCACGTATCTTATTTGTGGGCAGCAGTGAGGAATACGAGACAACAGAGGCAGATATCGATGAGAGTATACCGCTCAATGCGAACAATCCATACGGAATCTCGAAGATGACACAGGAGAATTTTGCGAAGCTATACCGAGAACGATATGGAATGCAGATCTATTGTGTACGTCCGTTCAATCACACCGGGATTGGTCAGAAGGATACATTCGTACTGCCGAGTTTTTGCAAACAGGTGGCAGAAATTAAGAAGAGCGGGAAAAAGGGAAGCATCCAGGTAGGAAATCTGACTGCAATCCGTGATTTCAGCCATGTGAAGGACATTGTACGTGCATACCGGATGATCGTAGAAAGTGACCGGTGTGACCGTATCTATAATGTTGGTTCCGGACAGGCATACAGCATCCGTGAGATGCTTGATTATATTATATCGTTATGTTCAGAGAAGGTGACAGTGGAAGTTGATCCAGCGCGTGTGCGTCCGGTGGATACTCCACGAATCTGTTGTGATAACCGTTTGATACAGGCGGAGCTTGGCTGGCAACCGAAATATACGATTTGGGATGCTGTCAAAGAGATGTATCAGTATTATGTAGAGCATTAG
- the gmd gene encoding GDP-mannose 4,6-dehydratase, producing the protein MKRALITGITGQDGSYLAEFLLEKSYEVHGIVRRSSVSTTERIDHLIATNSITLHDGDLSDSSSIIRIVNEVRPDEIYNLAAQSHVGVSFDAAEYTGDVDALGVLRILEAVHMLGLDKTCRIYQASTSELYGKVEECPQNEKTPFHPYSPYAVAKQYGFWMMKEYREAYGMFACNGILFNHESERRGENFVTRKITLAAGRIACGLQDHLELGNLDSLRDWGYAKDYVECMWLILQQDIPDDFVIATGVQHTVREFTTLAFAHDGIELEWKGEGMDEKGYDKKTGKMLVCVNPQWFRPTDVVNLWGDPTKAKTVLGWNPQKTSYEELCAIMAEHDLVLAKKEAGLQ; encoded by the coding sequence ATGAAGAGAGCACTTATTACAGGCATTACAGGACAGGATGGTTCTTACCTTGCAGAGTTTCTGCTTGAGAAGAGTTACGAGGTACATGGTATTGTACGTCGTTCTTCCGTATCGACGACAGAGCGTATCGATCACCTGATTGCGACAAATTCAATCACTTTGCATGATGGAGATCTATCAGACTCTTCAAGCATTATTCGTATTGTAAATGAGGTTCGTCCAGATGAAATCTATAATCTGGCCGCACAGAGCCATGTGGGTGTCAGTTTTGATGCTGCAGAGTATACAGGAGATGTAGATGCACTTGGCGTTCTTCGTATCCTTGAAGCAGTACACATGCTGGGGCTCGATAAAACTTGTCGTATCTACCAGGCATCAACTTCTGAGTTATACGGAAAGGTGGAGGAGTGTCCACAGAACGAAAAGACCCCGTTCCATCCTTACAGCCCATACGCAGTGGCAAAGCAGTATGGTTTCTGGATGATGAAGGAATACCGCGAAGCATATGGTATGTTCGCGTGCAATGGTATCCTGTTCAACCATGAATCTGAGAGACGTGGTGAGAATTTTGTAACGAGAAAAATCACGCTAGCAGCTGGACGTATCGCATGTGGTTTACAGGATCATCTGGAACTTGGTAATCTGGATTCACTGCGAGACTGGGGTTATGCAAAGGATTATGTAGAATGTATGTGGCTGATTCTGCAACAGGATATACCGGATGATTTCGTTATTGCAACCGGTGTACAGCATACAGTTCGTGAGTTCACGACACTTGCATTCGCACATGATGGCATCGAGCTTGAGTGGAAGGGCGAAGGCATGGATGAGAAGGGCTATGACAAGAAGACAGGTAAGATGCTTGTATGTGTTAATCCGCAGTGGTTCCGTCCGACAGATGTAGTAAATCTGTGGGGAGATCCGACAAAGGCAAAGACTGTGCTTGGCTGGAATCCACAGAAGACAAGTTACGAAGAGTTGTGTGCGATTATGGCGGAACATGACCTTGTACTTGCGAAGAAGGAAGCAGGTCTGCAGTAA
- a CDS encoding type I phosphomannose isomerase catalytic subunit — MGILKLRPVGKDYLWGGNRLNTEYKKNIPLSPLAETWECSVHPDGPSVVVGGEYDGKTLADVLDEHPEYMGTKIPQGQEFPILVKFIDAKKDLSVQVHPDDAYAREYEHQNGKTEMWYVLDAEPGAHLIYGFEHPVTEEILRQAVEKGTLDKHLHKQYVEKGDVVFVPAGTVHGIGAGILVAEIQESSNVTYRVYDYNRVDKNGKKRELHFDKAVRVMNMEALTEKNEPSRMIQYEPGCAREILCMCKYFETERIHVQPICGFEVNDASFQVILCLEGHGTLRDSNGNQESFVKGDCLFLLAGSGRCRIQGNTEVLKIRC, encoded by the coding sequence ATGGGAATCCTGAAGTTGAGACCGGTCGGTAAGGATTACCTGTGGGGAGGAAACCGGCTGAATACAGAATATAAGAAGAATATTCCATTATCTCCTCTTGCGGAGACATGGGAGTGTTCTGTGCATCCGGACGGTCCAAGTGTTGTTGTCGGTGGCGAGTACGATGGAAAAACTTTGGCCGATGTTCTGGATGAACATCCGGAATATATGGGAACGAAGATCCCGCAAGGACAGGAATTCCCGATTCTGGTGAAGTTTATTGATGCGAAGAAGGATCTCTCTGTGCAAGTACATCCGGATGATGCCTATGCACGGGAGTATGAACATCAGAATGGCAAGACAGAGATGTGGTATGTGCTCGATGCAGAACCGGGAGCACATCTTATATACGGATTCGAACATCCGGTAACAGAAGAGATCCTGCGTCAGGCAGTGGAAAAAGGAACACTTGATAAGCATCTGCATAAGCAGTATGTGGAGAAAGGCGATGTTGTGTTCGTGCCGGCAGGAACCGTACATGGAATCGGCGCTGGGATTCTGGTTGCGGAGATTCAGGAGAGCTCGAATGTCACATACAGAGTATATGATTATAACCGCGTGGATAAGAATGGAAAGAAGCGGGAACTACATTTTGACAAGGCGGTTCGTGTCATGAATATGGAGGCACTGACCGAGAAAAACGAACCGTCCCGTATGATACAGTACGAACCGGGATGCGCCAGGGAGATTCTGTGTATGTGCAAATATTTTGAGACGGAACGCATCCATGTGCAGCCAATCTGCGGGTTTGAGGTAAACGATGCATCGTTTCAGGTTATTCTGTGTCTGGAAGGACACGGTACGTTACGCGATAGCAACGGTAATCAGGAGTCTTTCGTGAAAGGCGATTGTCTGTTCCTGCTTGCAGGAAGTGGAAGATGCAGGATTCAGGGAAATACGGAAGTATTGAAGATTCGTTGTTAG
- a CDS encoding sugar phosphate nucleotidyltransferase, translating into MNIILLSGGSGKRLWPLSNDVRSKQFVKLFKDDNGNYESMVQRVYRQITTVDAKAKVTIATSKSQASAIKNQLGEKASICVEPCRRDTFPAIALAATYLYDELHVSREESVAVCPVDPYVENSYYEAVQKMGELVETGAANLTLMGIEPTYPSEKYGYIIPQSGDDVSGVKEFKEKPDTETAKKYIDQSALWNGGVFAFRLGYLLDKAHSMIDFVDYRDLYAKYDTLTKISFDYAVVEKENSIQVLRYNGDWKDVGTWNMMAEVMAEPTKGNVIMDETCENTQVVNELSIPIICMGCKNMVIAASGDGILVSDKERSGHMKPYVEKLDNVPMFEEKSWGTYEVMDVQTGSMTVKVTIRAGESMSYHSHDYRNEVWTVVRGTGTAYVEGMEQDLKAGDVVTIAAGCKHMVTAKTDISMIEVQLGEEISVSDKKKYEVE; encoded by the coding sequence ATGAATATTATTTTATTATCTGGAGGAAGTGGAAAACGTTTGTGGCCACTATCCAATGATGTGCGAAGCAAACAGTTTGTAAAACTGTTTAAAGATGATAATGGGAATTATGAATCAATGGTACAGCGTGTGTATCGTCAGATTACAACCGTGGATGCGAAGGCAAAGGTAACGATCGCAACAAGTAAATCACAGGCAAGTGCTATTAAGAATCAGCTTGGGGAGAAAGCATCAATATGTGTGGAACCTTGCAGACGTGATACATTTCCTGCGATTGCGCTTGCAGCAACATATTTGTACGATGAACTGCATGTGTCACGAGAGGAGAGCGTAGCAGTCTGTCCGGTGGATCCATATGTAGAGAACAGCTATTATGAGGCTGTGCAAAAGATGGGTGAACTTGTTGAAACCGGAGCTGCAAATCTGACATTGATGGGAATAGAGCCCACTTATCCAAGTGAAAAATACGGTTACATTATTCCTCAAAGTGGGGATGATGTAAGTGGTGTGAAGGAATTTAAAGAAAAACCGGATACAGAGACTGCGAAGAAGTATATAGACCAAAGTGCTTTGTGGAATGGAGGCGTGTTCGCATTTCGACTGGGGTATTTGCTTGATAAAGCACATAGCATGATTGACTTTGTGGATTATAGAGATTTATATGCAAAATATGACACTTTGACAAAAATCAGCTTTGATTATGCAGTCGTAGAGAAAGAGAATAGTATTCAGGTACTCCGATATAATGGAGATTGGAAAGATGTCGGAACATGGAATATGATGGCAGAGGTTATGGCAGAGCCGACCAAGGGAAATGTGATTATGGATGAAACCTGTGAGAATACACAGGTTGTCAATGAGCTTTCAATTCCGATTATATGTATGGGCTGTAAGAATATGGTGATTGCTGCAAGCGGAGATGGAATTCTGGTATCTGATAAAGAACGCAGCGGACATATGAAACCATACGTTGAAAAATTGGATAATGTACCAATGTTTGAAGAAAAATCATGGGGCACATATGAGGTTATGGATGTCCAGACAGGATCAATGACAGTGAAGGTAACAATTCGTGCGGGCGAGAGTATGAGTTATCATAGCCATGATTACAGAAACGAAGTATGGACAGTTGTTAGAGGTACTGGTACCGCCTATGTGGAAGGGATGGAACAGGATCTTAAGGCTGGAGATGTTGTGACGATTGCAGCTGGCTGTAAGCATATGGTAACTGCGAAGACTGATATTAGTATGATTGAGGTACAGCTCGGTGAAGAGATCAGTGTCAGTGATAAGAAGAAATACGAGGTAGAATAG